The following coding sequences lie in one uncultured Mailhella sp. genomic window:
- a CDS encoding urease accessory protein UreE translates to MGAFVEIIEKVLGNRADADWAGRLRDANIDYLELSQWDAQKNRLRKETLGGRVMAVALERGESLRDGDVLDWDEKQRCAVVCRIRLCPVMAVDLSGLAAFGEEDAVSCAVKLGHALGNQHWPAVVKKGVVYVPMTADEKVMSAVMDTHAIAGVTYAFLSGESVYEALSGEEARLLFGGAESPLSGHEHHHGHHHS, encoded by the coding sequence ATGGGGGCATTTGTGGAAATCATTGAAAAGGTACTGGGCAACAGGGCCGACGCGGACTGGGCCGGACGGCTTCGCGACGCGAACATCGACTATCTGGAACTCTCCCAGTGGGACGCGCAGAAGAATCGGCTGCGCAAGGAAACGCTCGGTGGGCGCGTCATGGCCGTGGCGCTGGAGCGCGGAGAGTCCCTGCGCGACGGCGACGTGCTGGACTGGGATGAAAAGCAGCGCTGCGCCGTGGTGTGCCGCATACGCCTCTGCCCGGTGATGGCCGTGGATCTCTCCGGTCTTGCCGCGTTCGGCGAGGAGGATGCCGTTTCCTGCGCGGTGAAGCTCGGCCACGCGCTCGGGAATCAGCACTGGCCCGCCGTGGTGAAGAAGGGCGTGGTCTATGTTCCCATGACGGCGGATGAAAAGGTCATGAGCGCCGTCATGGACACGCACGCCATTGCCGGCGTGACCTACGCCTTTCTTTCCGGAGAGAGCGTGTACGAAGCGCTTTCCGGCGAGGAGGCGCGGCTGTTGTTCGGCGGCGCGGAGAGTCCGCTTTCCGGGCACGAGCATCATCACGGACATCATCATTCCTGA
- a CDS encoding urease subunit alpha produces MPQISRQEYSSLYGPTVGDKIRLGDTDLYVEIEKDLRGYGDEVIYGGGKTLRAGEGGDSRSVRDNGVLDLVITNATIIDAVQGVIKADVGIRDGRIVGIGKAGNPAVMDNVDPHLVVGNATDAISGEHLILTAGGIDAHVHLVCPQQAQTAISNGITTFFGGGIGPSDGTNGTTITPGAWNIHRIMEAAEALPVNLGILGKGHAYNEEPLREQIEAGACGFKIHEDWGAMPAIIRAALSVADKMDVQVSIHTDTLNEAGYVEDTIAAMEGRVIHTFHTEGAGGGHAPDIIRVAGQPNVLPSSTNPTLPFGVNSQAELFDMIMVCHNLNHNVPSDVSFAESRVRPETIAAENVLHDMGAISCIASDSQAMGRVGENWIRAIQTASAMKAARGKLPEDSADNDNFRVLRYVAKVTINPAIIQGVSHLIGSVETGKVADLVLWQPAFFGAKPYMVIKGGAIAWSAMGDPNASLPTPQPVIYRPMFGSLGRCLQSTRYTFTSQAAMDRGIGEQLGLKSHLAAVHGIRSLTKQCMVRNNLTPHIEVNPETFAVMVDGKHVTVPPVQNASLAQLYFFS; encoded by the coding sequence ATGCCCCAGATTTCAAGACAGGAATATTCCAGCCTGTACGGCCCCACCGTGGGCGACAAGATCAGGCTCGGAGACACGGATCTCTATGTGGAAATTGAAAAAGACCTGCGCGGCTACGGCGACGAGGTCATTTACGGCGGCGGCAAGACGCTGCGCGCAGGCGAGGGCGGCGACTCCCGCTCCGTGCGCGACAACGGCGTGCTTGACCTCGTCATCACCAACGCAACCATCATCGATGCCGTGCAGGGCGTCATCAAGGCCGACGTGGGCATCCGCGACGGCCGCATCGTGGGCATAGGCAAGGCAGGCAATCCCGCCGTCATGGACAACGTGGATCCGCATCTCGTGGTGGGCAACGCCACCGACGCCATTTCCGGAGAGCATCTCATCCTCACCGCCGGCGGCATCGACGCCCATGTGCATCTCGTGTGCCCGCAGCAGGCACAGACCGCCATTTCCAACGGCATCACCACCTTCTTCGGCGGCGGCATCGGCCCCTCCGACGGCACCAACGGCACCACCATCACGCCCGGCGCGTGGAACATTCACCGCATCATGGAAGCCGCCGAAGCCCTGCCCGTGAACCTCGGCATTCTCGGCAAGGGCCACGCCTACAACGAAGAGCCCCTGCGCGAGCAGATCGAAGCCGGCGCCTGCGGCTTCAAGATCCACGAGGACTGGGGCGCCATGCCCGCCATCATCCGCGCGGCGCTTTCCGTGGCCGACAAGATGGATGTGCAGGTCTCCATCCACACCGACACCCTGAACGAAGCCGGTTACGTGGAAGACACCATCGCCGCCATGGAAGGCCGGGTAATCCACACCTTCCACACCGAAGGCGCGGGCGGCGGTCACGCGCCGGACATCATCCGCGTGGCCGGGCAGCCCAACGTGCTGCCGAGCTCCACCAACCCCACGCTGCCTTTCGGCGTCAACTCGCAGGCCGAGCTCTTCGACATGATCATGGTCTGCCACAACCTCAATCACAACGTGCCCTCCGACGTTTCCTTCGCGGAGAGCCGCGTGCGTCCGGAAACCATCGCCGCCGAAAACGTGCTGCACGACATGGGCGCGATTTCCTGCATCGCGAGCGACTCCCAGGCCATGGGCCGCGTGGGCGAAAACTGGATACGCGCCATCCAGACGGCCAGCGCCATGAAGGCCGCCCGCGGCAAGCTCCCCGAAGACTCCGCGGACAACGACAACTTCCGCGTGCTGCGCTACGTGGCCAAGGTGACCATCAATCCGGCCATCATTCAGGGCGTCTCCCACCTCATCGGCTCCGTGGAAACCGGCAAGGTGGCCGATCTCGTGCTCTGGCAGCCGGCCTTCTTCGGCGCCAAGCCCTACATGGTCATCAAGGGCGGGGCCATTGCCTGGTCCGCCATGGGCGATCCCAACGCCTCGCTGCCTACGCCGCAGCCGGTCATCTACCGGCCCATGTTCGGCTCGCTCGGGCGCTGCCTCCAGTCCACGCGCTACACCTTCACCTCGCAGGCCGCCATGGATCGCGGCATCGGCGAGCAGCTCGGGCTGAAGAGTCATCTTGCCGCCGTCCACGGCATTCGCAGCCTCACCAAACAGTGCATGGTGCGAAACAATCTTACGCCTCACATCGAGGTCAATCCCGAAACCTTCGCCGTCATGGTGGATGGAAAGCACGTCACCGTGCCGCCCGTCCAGAACGCGAGCCTCGCGCAGCTGTACTTCTTCAGCTGA